One window from the genome of SAR324 cluster bacterium encodes:
- the ureA gene encoding urease subunit gamma, translating into MHLTTREMDKLMIFMAGELARKRKARGLKLNYPEAVALITSELLEEIRNGKTVAEIMSLGKTVLARDDVMEGVPEMIHEIQVEGTFPDGTKLVTVHHPVV; encoded by the coding sequence ATGCATTTAACCACTCGGGAAATGGATAAACTGATGATCTTTATGGCCGGTGAACTTGCACGCAAACGCAAGGCTCGTGGACTCAAACTCAATTATCCTGAAGCCGTCGCCCTGATCACTTCGGAATTGCTGGAGGAAATCCGCAATGGCAAAACTGTCGCTGAAATCATGAGTCTGGGCAAAACTGTTTTAGCACGGGATGATGTGATGGAAGGCGTGCCGGAAATGATTCATGAGATTCAGGTGGAAGGCACTTTTCCAGACGGCACCAAGCTGGTCACGGTCCATCATCCGGTGGTGTAA
- a CDS encoding DUF2283 domain-containing protein translates to MKVKYFADTDTALIEFVQKTVFETKEISENVYVDLDQDGNLITMTIEHAKTNAGLWEFSYQEIQESKGYAEQVA, encoded by the coding sequence ATGAAAGTTAAATACTTTGCTGATACAGACACGGCATTGATTGAGTTTGTCCAAAAAACAGTGTTTGAGACAAAAGAAATCAGTGAAAATGTTTATGTAGATCTGGATCAAGATGGAAATTTAATAACCATGACAATTGAACATGCAAAAACTAATGCAGGGTTATGGGAATTTTCATACCAGGAGATACAAGAATCCAAAGGTTATGCTGAACAGGTCGCGTGA
- a CDS encoding urease subunit beta has translation MIPGEYQLKQEPLEANVDRPVLTLEVSNTGDRPVQIGSHFHFFEVNRWLQFDREQAYGMRLNIPAGTAVRFEPGDSREVELVALGGTRQIWGLNGLINGSLDDPQLRETAMDAIKSFVAKGNS, from the coding sequence ATGATTCCAGGTGAATATCAGTTAAAACAAGAACCCCTTGAGGCCAATGTGGATCGTCCGGTGCTGACTCTCGAAGTCAGCAACACCGGAGACCGGCCTGTACAGATTGGCTCTCACTTCCATTTTTTTGAGGTCAACCGCTGGTTGCAATTTGATCGGGAACAGGCTTATGGAATGCGTCTGAATATTCCCGCAGGAACCGCCGTGCGTTTTGAACCCGGAGATTCCAGAGAAGTAGAACTCGTCGCGTTGGGCGGCACACGGCAGATTTGGGGACTGAACGGCCTCATCAACGGCAGTCTGGATGATCCTCAGCTTCGTGAAACTGCCATGGACGCCATAAAGTCATTTGTTGCGAAAGGAAACTCATGA